A genome region from Labilibaculum antarcticum includes the following:
- a CDS encoding PLDc N-terminal domain-containing protein, translated as MELITPSSAIGMIVMLLIFALAFLLPLLALLDVLRNEFTNSNKLIWILIVLLLPFIGPIIYFIIGSKQKIK; from the coding sequence ATGGAACTAATTACTCCCTCATCTGCCATTGGGATGATTGTAATGCTTCTAATTTTTGCACTTGCTTTTTTATTACCCTTACTAGCCTTACTTGATGTTTTAAGGAATGAGTTCACCAACTCGAATAAATTAATTTGGATTTTAATAGTTCTACTATTGCCCTTTATCGGTCCAATTATATATTTTATAATCGGATCAAAACAGAAAATTAAATAA
- a CDS encoding TraR/DksA family transcriptional regulator, which yields MIQDEKNNIENQIKEKIEQLENDIVMLKDLTQPISPDCAIGRISRMDAINNKSVNEAALRKKVVQLSALKESLRNIDSDDFGKCIKCGMQIPIGRIMIMPESKKCVNCASR from the coding sequence ATGATACAGGACGAAAAAAACAATATCGAAAATCAGATAAAAGAAAAAATAGAACAGCTTGAAAATGATATCGTAATGCTAAAGGATTTAACTCAACCTATTTCACCAGATTGCGCCATTGGTAGAATTAGTAGAATGGATGCAATAAACAACAAAAGTGTGAATGAAGCTGCTTTGCGCAAAAAAGTAGTTCAGCTATCAGCATTAAAAGAATCTCTCAGAAATATCGATTCAGATGATTTTGGAAAATGCATAAAATGTGGAATGCAAATTCCCATCGGAAGAATCATGATTATGCCTGAAAGCAAGAAATGTGTAAATTGTGCTTCAAGATGA